A single region of the Desulfomonile tiedjei genome encodes:
- a CDS encoding hydrogenase iron-sulfur subunit — MKEKTEETPKYADSNDLRIGVYVCHCGKNIGGTVRCEEVAEHARLLPGVALAKDSLYTCSEPGQEQIKADIKEHNLNRVVVASCTPRLHEPTFRAACESAGLNPYLLEMANIREHCSWVHLHEKDAATEKAKNLVEMAVARAARLKPQFELTVPVARKAMVIGGGVAGIQAALDLADAGYQVYLIERTGSIGGRMAQIDKTFPTMDCSICILAPKMSEVGRHPNIELLTLAEVKEVQGHIGNFRVQVLKRARYVTKECTACGDCIQACPQLAPDEFNAGLTIRHGIYIPFAQAVPSTFLIDMDRCLNNQGIVACDRCFQACSHKCIDFSARDEMLEINVGTIVVATGVDVYDPTSLTELGYGKFPNVITTLEFERLINAGGPSSGELIRPSDRKRPQRVAFLQCIGSRSKRSNPYCSNVCCMNTIKDALLIKEHWPETEIYVFYIDIRAFGKGFEDLFQRARREGVTFIRGIPGEIIEDISTDNLTLLGENTLLGNPYRYTMDMVILSVGIMPHKDAGVLQRLLNLATDTDGFYMEAHPKLRPVDTTTGGVFLAGAAEGPKDIKDSVTQASAAASRANILMSKGEVKVPAVTAKIDPDKCTACGLCARVCPYHAIEGGKEQGYFRVIEAACQGCGACVPECRFQAIDQTHFTEDQIVSQIDMALAHDPHNKILAFACNWCSYAGADFAGVSRIQYPHNVRIIRTMCSARVSPRWIEKAFLQGAGAVLVSGCHPADCHYNNANQNTARRVEKYWKRMEKLGINKDRLRLAWVSAAEGAQFARVIQEMEQGLQKVSRKEIQSAAEKLRKSLIKKSETT, encoded by the coding sequence TTGAAAGAGAAAACCGAAGAAACACCCAAGTACGCCGACTCTAACGACCTGCGAATCGGCGTATATGTTTGCCACTGCGGCAAGAACATCGGAGGCACGGTACGATGTGAGGAGGTCGCGGAACACGCCCGGCTTCTGCCTGGTGTCGCTCTGGCCAAAGACTCCTTGTACACCTGCTCGGAGCCTGGCCAGGAACAGATCAAAGCCGACATCAAGGAACACAATTTGAACCGCGTGGTGGTTGCTTCCTGCACGCCTAGATTGCACGAGCCTACGTTCAGAGCCGCATGCGAAAGCGCAGGTTTGAACCCGTACCTGCTTGAAATGGCAAATATCCGAGAGCACTGCTCGTGGGTGCATCTCCACGAAAAGGACGCGGCCACGGAAAAAGCCAAGAATCTGGTGGAAATGGCTGTAGCCAGGGCCGCAAGATTGAAGCCGCAGTTCGAGTTGACCGTTCCGGTGGCTCGTAAGGCGATGGTCATCGGAGGCGGCGTAGCAGGGATTCAGGCGGCACTCGACCTGGCCGACGCGGGCTACCAGGTATATCTAATAGAGAGGACCGGCAGTATCGGCGGCCGCATGGCTCAAATAGACAAGACTTTCCCCACCATGGATTGCTCCATCTGCATACTCGCGCCGAAAATGAGCGAAGTGGGCCGTCATCCGAATATTGAATTGTTGACTCTGGCGGAGGTCAAGGAGGTTCAGGGTCATATTGGCAACTTTCGGGTGCAAGTGCTGAAAAGGGCCCGGTACGTTACGAAAGAGTGCACCGCCTGCGGTGACTGCATTCAAGCATGTCCTCAGTTGGCCCCGGACGAGTTCAACGCGGGTTTGACCATTCGCCATGGGATTTATATTCCGTTTGCGCAGGCTGTGCCGTCCACCTTTCTTATCGACATGGACCGCTGCCTCAACAATCAGGGCATCGTGGCCTGTGACCGATGTTTTCAGGCTTGCTCTCACAAGTGCATCGACTTTTCCGCCAGGGACGAGATGCTGGAAATCAACGTGGGGACCATCGTAGTGGCCACCGGCGTCGATGTTTACGATCCCACTTCTCTAACCGAACTCGGATACGGCAAATTCCCGAATGTGATCACCACATTGGAATTCGAGCGGCTGATCAATGCAGGCGGCCCGTCTTCCGGGGAGCTTATTCGGCCGTCGGACCGCAAACGCCCTCAAAGGGTTGCGTTTCTTCAGTGTATAGGCTCCCGGAGCAAGCGCAGCAATCCGTATTGCAGCAATGTTTGCTGCATGAACACAATCAAGGACGCTCTTCTCATAAAGGAACACTGGCCTGAGACCGAGATCTACGTTTTCTACATAGACATCCGAGCCTTTGGCAAAGGGTTTGAGGACCTCTTCCAGCGGGCGAGACGCGAGGGCGTGACTTTTATCCGCGGTATACCGGGCGAGATCATTGAAGATATCAGTACCGACAACCTCACGTTGCTCGGGGAAAACACTCTTCTGGGAAATCCGTATCGGTACACTATGGACATGGTAATCCTTTCCGTGGGCATCATGCCTCATAAAGACGCAGGGGTGCTCCAGCGGCTCTTGAACCTTGCCACTGATACGGACGGATTCTACATGGAGGCTCACCCGAAGCTCCGACCTGTGGACACCACCACTGGCGGGGTATTCCTGGCAGGAGCGGCAGAAGGTCCCAAAGACATAAAGGATTCGGTAACTCAGGCATCCGCGGCTGCCTCCCGGGCTAATATTCTCATGAGCAAAGGGGAGGTCAAAGTACCCGCGGTAACGGCGAAGATCGACCCTGACAAGTGCACCGCGTGCGGCTTGTGCGCGAGGGTATGCCCGTACCATGCAATTGAAGGCGGCAAGGAACAGGGCTATTTTCGGGTCATAGAAGCGGCATGCCAGGGCTGCGGAGCATGCGTGCCCGAATGTCGATTCCAGGCTATAGACCAAACACACTTCACTGAAGATCAAATAGTTAGCCAAATCGATATGGCTCTGGCGCATGATCCTCACAACAAAATCCTGGCGTTTGCATGTAACTGGTGTTCTTATGCTGGGGCCGACTTCGCCGGCGTTTCGAGAATACAGTATCCTCACAATGTCCGAATCATACGGACCATGTGCTCAGCTCGGGTATCACCGCGCTGGATTGAAAAGGCGTTTTTGCAGGGGGCCGGCGCGGTGCTGGTTTCAGGCTGCCATCCGGCGGATTGTCATTACAACAACGCCAATCAGAACACCGCCCGAAGGGTCGAAAAGTATTGGAAGCGGATGGAGAAGCTCGGGATAAATAAGGACCGGCTGAGACTGGCCTGGGTTTCCGCGGCCGAAGGGGCCCAGTTCGCACGCGTGATCCAGGAAATGGAGCAGGGATTGCAAAAGGTCTCGCGCAAAGAGATTCAAAGCGCGGCTGAAAAGCTCAGAAAATCGCTGATCAAGAAGAGCGAAACAACATGA
- a CDS encoding ferredoxin family protein: MKFWRLPLDAEAHSMPHGTVHIIEDRCKGCGFCIEFCPNECLKESQRFNVKGYHPPELAFQAEDCVDCGLCSLICPEFAIFTELKAAKKITEDDIQKVTTRYSRKDQRYRKK, translated from the coding sequence ATGAAATTTTGGCGGTTGCCTCTTGATGCCGAGGCTCATTCCATGCCTCACGGAACGGTCCATATTATTGAGGATCGTTGCAAGGGTTGCGGGTTCTGTATCGAGTTTTGTCCTAACGAATGCCTGAAGGAGAGCCAACGCTTCAACGTAAAGGGCTACCATCCGCCTGAACTGGCATTTCAGGCCGAAGACTGCGTTGACTGCGGACTGTGCAGCCTGATATGTCCGGAATTCGCTATCTTCACCGAGCTGAAAGCCGCTAAAAAGATTACGGAAGATGACATCCAGAAGGTGACCACCCGTTACTCGCGAAAGGACCAGAGATATAGAAAGAAGTAG
- a CDS encoding 2-oxoacid:acceptor oxidoreductase family protein — protein sequence MTVKQEIRLAGFGGQGIILSGHILGKAAALFERKNAVFTQNYGPEARGGSCSADVVISDETIHYPKVGQPDVLVIMSQGALQTYGNSIRAHGMLILDRDLVNLNVEPEGITVYRVPSTRIAEEMGKKIAANIVMLGAVTALSGVVGYEAMKAAVMASIPAGTEDLNISAFDLGYEYGQKVLAGTERNPGVH from the coding sequence ATGACCGTGAAACAGGAAATAAGGCTCGCGGGATTCGGAGGACAGGGCATAATCCTTTCAGGCCACATTCTCGGAAAGGCCGCCGCTCTTTTTGAGAGGAAGAACGCTGTTTTTACACAGAACTACGGCCCGGAGGCACGGGGGGGCTCGTGCAGCGCGGACGTGGTCATATCGGATGAAACCATACACTATCCCAAAGTCGGGCAGCCGGACGTGCTGGTGATAATGAGCCAGGGGGCGTTACAAACGTACGGAAATTCCATCCGCGCCCATGGCATGCTGATCCTGGATCGGGACCTGGTTAACCTGAACGTGGAGCCGGAAGGTATAACGGTCTACAGAGTGCCTTCCACACGCATCGCCGAAGAAATGGGGAAAAAGATCGCCGCCAACATCGTGATGCTTGGAGCCGTCACCGCGCTGTCAGGAGTAGTCGGTTACGAGGCGATGAAAGCGGCTGTGATGGCCTCGATCCCCGCGGGAACCGAGGACCTTAACATCTCGGCCTTTGATTTGGGTTATGAATACGGGCAAAAGGTTTTGGCCGGAACAGAAAGAAATCCCGGAGTTCATTGA
- a CDS encoding 2-oxoacid:acceptor oxidoreductase subunit alpha codes for MADKDILSGEHFIHGDAACAEGGIAAGCRFFAGYPITPATEIAERMARRLPEVGGVYIQMEDEIGSMAAILGASWGGVKSMTSTSGPGFSLMMENVGLGMMTETPCVVVNVQRGGPSTGLPTLVGQADVMQARWGSHGDYGCIALAPSSPQECFDLTVQAFNLSEIYRQPVFVMSDEVVGHMTEKVVIPKREELKVVARVSPSQSPRDYLPFETTGRMPAPMAVVGQGYHVHVTGLTHDERGYPDITADVQERNVRHLVDKIRKNADKIIQVDGVGLDDAQVVVVAYGCASRVGRQAVEDLIKRGHKVGLLRLVTLWPFPSNLIRSLAGRVKAFIVPEINYGQMAYEVERTAQGKAETVLMALMGGSIHTPEEIADAAGEYI; via the coding sequence ATGGCGGACAAGGACATTCTCAGCGGAGAGCATTTTATACACGGCGATGCAGCTTGTGCCGAAGGCGGCATTGCTGCGGGCTGCCGGTTTTTTGCAGGTTATCCGATCACTCCGGCTACCGAGATCGCGGAGCGCATGGCTCGGCGGCTTCCCGAAGTCGGAGGAGTCTATATCCAAATGGAAGACGAGATTGGGTCCATGGCGGCCATATTGGGCGCTTCATGGGGCGGGGTGAAATCCATGACGTCAACGTCAGGGCCCGGATTTTCTCTTATGATGGAAAATGTCGGCCTGGGCATGATGACGGAAACACCATGTGTGGTTGTCAACGTCCAGCGCGGGGGGCCCTCCACTGGTTTGCCGACGCTCGTTGGACAAGCGGACGTGATGCAGGCTCGATGGGGCTCTCACGGGGACTACGGCTGCATAGCGCTCGCTCCTTCTTCACCCCAGGAATGCTTTGACCTGACCGTGCAGGCTTTTAACCTATCCGAGATATATCGGCAGCCCGTATTTGTCATGTCGGACGAGGTAGTCGGCCACATGACGGAAAAGGTCGTCATTCCAAAACGGGAAGAGCTAAAAGTCGTTGCACGTGTAAGCCCCAGTCAGTCGCCCAGGGATTATTTGCCCTTCGAGACAACCGGTCGCATGCCGGCACCAATGGCCGTAGTGGGACAGGGTTATCACGTTCACGTGACAGGGCTCACCCACGACGAACGGGGCTACCCGGATATAACAGCCGATGTTCAGGAACGAAACGTCCGCCATCTGGTGGACAAGATACGAAAAAACGCGGACAAGATCATCCAGGTTGACGGCGTGGGCCTTGATGATGCGCAGGTGGTCGTGGTGGCTTATGGCTGCGCTTCACGGGTCGGCCGCCAGGCGGTGGAAGACCTCATAAAACGGGGACACAAAGTCGGCCTGTTGCGACTGGTCACTCTTTGGCCTTTTCCTTCCAACCTGATCCGGAGCCTGGCAGGCCGAGTTAAGGCGTTCATAGTCCCGGAAATCAATTATGGACAGATGGCCTACGAGGTGGAACGGACTGCACAGGGTAAGGCTGAAACGGTACTCATGGCCTTGATGGGCGGGTCCATCCACACGCCCGAGGAGATCGCGGATGCTGCGGGAGAGTACATCTGA
- a CDS encoding 4Fe-4S dicluster domain-containing protein, whose translation MTTIKIWKHFPREDLYECYQCARCTGSCPAMQVAPAIGPRGAILKCLNLGHDEVVEDEKIWLCCTCNVCEDRCPQKIPISDLLVALRNSAARRGNIPSRLGVAIELLAKTGRSMIVHQLDEMRAHHGLAPLPPAPVEEVRKILKKTGLEEVVEI comes from the coding sequence ATGACAACCATAAAGATCTGGAAACACTTTCCGAGAGAAGATCTTTACGAGTGCTACCAATGTGCTCGTTGCACCGGTTCATGCCCCGCGATGCAGGTGGCTCCCGCGATCGGTCCCAGGGGCGCCATCCTTAAGTGTCTCAACCTGGGACACGACGAGGTGGTTGAGGACGAAAAAATCTGGCTTTGCTGCACCTGCAACGTCTGTGAAGACCGATGTCCGCAGAAAATCCCAATCTCGGATCTCCTTGTAGCCCTGCGCAATTCCGCGGCTCGTAGAGGCAATATACCCAGCCGGCTCGGTGTGGCGATTGAGCTGCTGGCCAAAACGGGGCGCTCGATGATCGTGCACCAGCTCGACGAGATGAGGGCGCATCATGGACTTGCGCCTCTGCCGCCTGCGCCCGTCGAGGAGGTGCGGAAGATTCTGAAAAAAACCGGCTTGGAGGAAGTTGTCGAGATTTAG
- a CDS encoding 2-oxoacid:ferredoxin oxidoreductase subunit beta, producing MKVRLRDLKPFDLQAADEIIQKDHGLHPDDKYLKPGRIPHIWCAGCGLGVVLTCFIESIRRKGIPVDECAVVSGIGCTGRVAGYLDMDSYHTTHGRAIPFATGLALAKPDLNVTVFSGDGDLFAIGGNHLIHAARRNVNLKVICVNNFNFGMTGGQVAPTTPLEAKTSTTPLGNAEPGFNLPHVAHAAGAIYVARWTTFHPRQLVHSISQAFDKKGFTFIEVIAPCPTGYGRPNKLGAGLDEMRYYREMSEVRNGADPSDVEIRLRGKIVVGTFVDTVRPDFMENYAGMVVARAKAKLKGKEKGRSA from the coding sequence ATGAAAGTACGCCTCAGGGATCTGAAACCTTTCGATTTACAAGCTGCCGATGAGATAATTCAGAAGGACCACGGCCTGCATCCGGATGACAAGTATCTGAAACCCGGCAGGATTCCTCATATCTGGTGTGCAGGCTGCGGTCTGGGAGTGGTTTTGACGTGCTTCATTGAAAGCATACGGCGCAAAGGCATTCCGGTGGACGAGTGTGCCGTGGTGTCCGGCATCGGTTGCACGGGCAGGGTTGCCGGGTACCTGGACATGGATTCATACCACACCACCCACGGAAGAGCGATCCCGTTCGCGACGGGACTGGCGCTAGCCAAACCCGATCTTAACGTGACGGTATTTTCCGGCGACGGCGACCTCTTCGCTATCGGCGGGAACCATCTCATCCACGCGGCCCGCCGTAACGTAAACCTGAAGGTGATTTGTGTAAACAACTTCAATTTTGGAATGACCGGAGGGCAGGTTGCGCCGACTACCCCTCTGGAGGCCAAGACATCCACTACACCGTTGGGCAACGCTGAACCGGGGTTTAATTTACCACACGTGGCCCACGCGGCCGGCGCCATTTACGTGGCTAGATGGACGACGTTTCATCCGAGACAACTCGTGCATTCCATTTCCCAGGCATTTGACAAGAAGGGGTTCACGTTTATAGAAGTCATTGCTCCTTGCCCGACAGGTTACGGTCGGCCCAACAAGCTCGGGGCAGGCCTCGATGAAATGCGTTATTACAGAGAGATGTCGGAGGTCCGCAATGGGGCCGACCCAAGCGACGTGGAAATCCGCCTGAGGGGCAAAATAGTGGTCGGAACGTTCGTGGACACCGTTCGGCCGGACTTTATGGAGAATTACGCCGGCATGGTCGTCGCTCGAGCCAAGGCCAAACTGAAAGGCAAGGAAAAGGGCAGATCCGCATGA